In Bufo gargarizans isolate SCDJY-AF-19 chromosome 6, ASM1485885v1, whole genome shotgun sequence, a single genomic region encodes these proteins:
- the LOC122940287 gene encoding opioid growth factor receptor-like protein 1: MSRDGGEDGWTSQYDSTWEDEEEEDGRKEERAREPRTQPRHNYPRRWRNRAARDLQCYRHGYRGELSSDQPCMGENSRTMPNLDFYQNKKCFEPNGLYIEELLSEWKEDYNTLERNHSYIQWLFPLREFGMNSYAKPLTLHEIKMMMEDKAVMARFLEAYKLMLGFYGIKLVNEETGEVARAENWEDRFKNLNYHSHNNLRITRILKCLGEMGYNHFQAPLVKFFLEETLLRDKLPNVKRSVLDYFMFAVKDKHERRKLVHFAWENYKSNNHQDKFIWGPVEKLKHFHLREQNAMNAGSEELRDDAEKNTVSKTYKNQEKQFIKFSESSRARGDKVTASQHGSKVEKATGNELIPMKDRAAFPENSTNHNTETSPDQSTPLFKDSNSIIGLEKDNIQEIKHVEKKEERVDYENAKEDSNIEDLTKKVRKEEVIKKIKDDQEGALEFNGLSNCGDIQNENKHHQGEHQRKRKMQVHSPISPLADGCASGDGTQSSHNASPSQAVDEVGQVEGVEDEVKKLKLVERAATDCPNGREEKSYPHDTTPGERAIIHL, from the exons CATAACTACCCTCGGCGGTGGAGGAACAGAGCAGCCAGAGACCTGCAGTGCTACAGACATGGTTACAGGGGCGAACTTTCAAGCGACCAGCCTTGCATG GGAGAAAATTCTAGAACAATGCCCAACCTGGACTTCTACCAGAACAAGAAGTGTTTTGAGCCAAATG GTTTGTATATTGAAGAGTTGCTCAGTGAATGGAAGGAAGATTACAACACTCTAGAGCGAAACCATTCTTACATCCAGTG GCTGTTTCCACTACGGGAATTTGGGATGAACTCTTATGCCAAACCGCTGACCCTGCATGAGATCAAG ATGATGATGGAGGATAAGGCCGTCATGGCAAGGTTTCTTGAAGCGTACAAACTTATGCTAGGCTTTTACGGTATCAAACTGGTGAACGAGGAGACAGGAGAAGTGGCGCGGGCAGAGAACTGGGAGGACAGATTTAAGAACCTGAATTA TCACAGCCACAACAACCTGCGGATTACCAGGATACTGAAGTGTTTGGGGGAGATGGGCTATAATCACTTCCAGGCTCCTCTGGTCAAGTTTTTTCTAGAGGAGACCTTATTGAGAGACAAATTACCCAATGTGAAAAGGAGCGTATTGGACTATTTCATGTTCGCCGTGAAGGATAAGCACGAGCGCAGGAAGCTGGTGCATTTTGCTTGGGAGAACTACAAGTCAAATAATCACCAAGACAAGTTTATCTGGGGACCTGTGGAGAAGCTAAAACATTTCCATCTACGGGAACAGAATGCCATGAATGCAGGCTCAGAGGAGCTAAGAGATGACGCAGAAAAGAATACAGTTTCAAAGACTTACAAGAACCAGGAAAAACAGTTTATAAAATTCTCTGAGTCTAGTAGAGCCAGAGGTGATAAGGTTACGGcaagtcagcatggctccaagGTGGAAAAAGCCACCGGCAATGAGTTGATACCTATGAAGGACAGAGCTGCCTTTCCTGAGAACAGTACCAATCATAACACAGAGACCAGTCCTGACCAAAGCACTCCACTCTTCAAGGACTCCAATTCCATCATTGGTCTAGAAAAAGACAACATACAGGAAATAAAGCATGTTGAAAAAAAAGAAGAGCGCGTTGACTATGAGAACGCCAAAGAAGACTCGAATATAGAGGACCTAACAAAGAAAGTCCGTAAGGAGGAAGTCATCAAGAAGATCAAGGATGACCAAGAAGGTGCATTGGAATTCAATGGACTCTCTAACTGTGGAGATATCCAGAATGAAAATAAACATCACCAGGGAGAACATCAAAGGAAAAGAAAGATGCAAGTCCATAGCCCCATAAGCCCTCTGGCTGACGGCTGTGCTTCTGGAGACGGCACCCAGTCCAGTCATAATGCAAGTCCTTCTCAAGCTGTAGACGAAGTAGGTCAAGTAGAGGGCGTGGAAGACGAGGTGAAGAAGCTCAAACTGGTGGAGAGAGCAGCCACAGATTGTCCTAACGGGAGGGAAGAGAAAAGCTACCCTCATGACACCACTCCTGGAGAAAGAGCGATAATTCACTTATAG